The DNA segment TttgttagcaaatatttttacttacatactaGTACTTAAACGAAAATGGACGAATTATTTGTGTACTACTTTTTTGTAAGGCGATGCAGGGCACTTGCTCATGTAACAACACCGCCGCTAGCTCGATAGCCTGCTCATCTAAACTTATACATTAGTACTAGCGTCAACCCAAGCAGTGATACGAGTAGTGAGGTGGCGACTTGAAGGCCCGATGCACCAGCTAAACGGCAGTGGAATGTATCGTAACGCGATTGCTTATCGGCTACAATATTCTGGTATTCAGCTTCTACCAATTGACCATCGTAATAGGTGATCAAATCTTCAAATGGATATTCGTAGCCTTGTAGACACTCGCATTTGTAGCCACCAGTTTCATAGCCACGACCCATAATGGGTACACACTGCAAAAATTAGAGAGGAAAGTATGGTTAGAAATAATTAGAGGTTATGAATACTTtagtaatatatttatgaaatcgatttacttaaataatttttacttacatatgatGTGAGATCATCacatttgtgtgtatttttgaaAGCATTCGGTTCATAGTAGGAATCGGGGCATTGATTGATATCCAATTGCAACATATCCATAGAGACTGCAACGACACCCctacaaatatttcaaagattaaaatttaataattggttaatataatattaacttaaatttcTGAAGTTTCCTTTCTTAAATAATTATGCTTTTATACTACCCTGTGCGATAACTGTCACTCTTTATTTTGATCTGTGTGCAAAGGGTTCTTtacattgttttaaaaattgtcttAATTTTAGGGAAAATATGCAGTTgagtcaaatttaaaaaaaaaatctcatcaTAAAATAGAAATAGTGATCAGTATTCCTGACAAATAAGACCTTAAAATATGTCAATTCAATTGCATTTATGTGCAATATTGATGatgttatcaataaaaaataactcaaaaaaatattgtacaccACACCTTAAAATCCGAATAAAATATATCAGAATAACCGgttatacaattaaaaaaaaaaacataacaccTAACAGCATATTTGTAGTTCGACAATTGTTATTGAAATTAGTTTAATACTTTGCCCCGACTTTACGCAGTGCACTTGCACAAGAACTCTATGATTTTAAGGTGACAAAAGAACGCAACAAAGAATATAACTAGAATAACTTATAGCTGTCTAGTCATCTGCTAATCATACAAATAGCTCAACAAACATCCCCCTATGTACAACAATAAAacctcacaaaaaaaaataaaaaatccggTTGTCCCGCTTGTGCGTCAACATCCTTATTTCAATAACAATGTTCACTTCTACTCACTTGAATTCCAGTTTCACTTTAAGGCTATCCCAGCCGAAAAAGGGTGCCGCGTAGGTCACGAGCCATTTCTTCACATAACCATTACAGTCAAATTGTGGTTGTGCCCAATAGCCGTGCTTCAAGCTTGCCGCACGATATGAATTCGGATaatgttcatatttttgcataaattcacCTGTTTCGTTGTGACGCAACTTCATTTTCAAATAGAACGTTTCTAGGTCATCAAAATTTGTGGACCAACGTTGTTTCAAAAACTTGAAATACTTCTTTTCCGTGTAGATTTCGTGCGTTTTATTCAGGCGTGCTAAATCTTCGACTTTGAATTTACGTGTATTCAACTCTGTCTTGTATGCGTGTGGTGCAAAATATGTGCGGTTAGTGAATTTGTTGCGTTCCCAGAGCATTGAAGCCGACCAGACCTTTGTGTCGCCCAGAACAATGGCCAGTGTTTCGCCGATCATTTGATCTTCGGTCAGCGGTTTGTCGGCCACACGTTTGCCGGTATATACTTCATTGGGATCAGAGATCTATTGTTGAGGGGAAATATATAAAGGGGAATGTGTTAGAGTAGACGCATAAATAGCAAATTCATAGATATGTAGCGTATGTAACTAAGTGCTCGTTTAACAGTTCAATGCGAGTAAAACTTGTTCTACTGGCCCTACGCTTGCTGCGCTCAAATGCGATATCTAACATTCTAATTTCTGTCTTTTATTGTGCTTTTATTTGCATAACATGTTGATTTTTGGGATCTtcttcaattgtttttgtactttAGTTTTAAAACTATGCAGGTTTTAcacaattttcatttgtttttacacTCATTTGCGCTTTCGACAACGTCATTTGTTGCGCCAACTTGTGCAAATAAAATTGTGGCAAACATGTTTTTCTGGAATTATCATACTTTTTTCCACTAATGATTTTAGCATTTTGATGATGTTGCTTTGAcactgaatatttaattttatgaactTTTCAAGGCGACAATGTGCCTGTGGACTCGTTGGAAATTTGAGCAACTTGAATTAGGCGTGGAAAATCATAGTTCACACTTGAAggaatattcataaaatttaatgatgtTACTTTGGTAATGCAGTTTTTCGAGAGACTCAAACAGCTGTTGCGTAACGGATTTTGAAAACTTGATATGTTACGGTTTAAAACAAGGAAGTCAATTACAATATTAAGTGTCCATAAACTGATGAGAGAGCCaagatatacaaatattttaaataatttgtaaacataaGTAAGTCAGTTACCTGTAAGAAAGCGCTAACAAAATTCGCCAAACGTACGGCCATTTTAGCTTCGTTTTCAAATTGTTCCTTAGCACCGTAACCCACATCACCACGCAATATCAGATCTTGGGGATGGAAACTAGATTCGAAATGCAATGAAAATAATGCACTCTTAGaaggaaaacaatttaaattgctCACTCACTTTTTACACGTGCGATAATTCACGCCATGTATGAATTTGAGCACTTGATCGATATTAATATGTTCCTCATGCAAAGCTCGCGAGCCTGTCGAATAGTTGCGATATTCCGGATGTAGATCCAAATATTTCTCACGCACGTCATACGATTCGCGCTCCCATTGAATTGGCACTTTTTGCACCCCtatgaacataaaaaaataaagtggtCAGTAGCGGAAGTGTTGAAATTATGCGTATGAACATTTTGCCAAAGCAAGAACAAGCGACCTTAGAACGCACGTATGACACTATTGCATTGACAATGACATTTTCAACACTTACATCCAATTTTGAGACAATCATAATCGTTATAATATTGCTCTGCCGACGCTCGTTCTACTATTTCACCCAGGTACGGTCGCCGCACAACGTTCGGTAATCGATAACCGGGCTTACAACGACATTGGTAGCCGCCACGTCGGAAGCCCCAACCGTGCAGCGGCTCACATTCTGTAGTTTCTTTTTTACAACGCGCTGTGTTGGCGAAATGATTTGGCCCCTTATTGCCCTCGCCCTTTGGACATTGATTTATGTCCAAACGCTCGAAATCCATTTCCAGCACGGCAATGGCAGTGTATCTGAAAAAAGGgtggtattttaatatttgtatacgATTAGCAATGCAGTTATAATTGCTGGTATTTACTTGGGATATTCAATGTGTCTGAATTGTGTGTGTCGTGGGTAAATATCTGCAATGGGTACAACAGCTGaaacaagccacttattagaaCGACCACAGTCAAAGTAAGGGCGTGTCCATTTCACTGGGCCAGGACTTTCATCAGCTCCGGGTGGGCCGTGGAATGTAAATGTTTCGTTCGTATTGTTCGAATAGCGTATCTCAACTTGATAGGTAGTTTTTGTGTCGTGTCGCCCCTCTACATCATCGGGTAGCCATGTCTTGTaccattcatttattttatacaagtcGGATGTGTAATCCTTTGATTTTGTATCTGGCAAATGCGCACCCAGATCTTGTACGTCGAACGTATTCCAAGTTGAAATCTTTTGCAGATGTATAGGATCGTTAAAATCATCCAAACGGAATGTACGTGGCCCAAAACGTGGGAACGTCTTATTGAAGAAACCACGATAGGAGGACGTATACGAGCTATTAGGCGCAAAGTAAATAGCAGAGGCGTTTATGTAGGGATTAGCAGACACATCTGCCACAGtagacaaaaaataatacatcatGCCAGGATCGTAGGTGTCATTTATAGCTGGTCGTATAAAACGTGACTGCAAAATATAACTCCAAAAGAAACTACGACTCATAGCCATATTGTGCAAATGAAGCAGTGCCGTCCGATTGGGGAATATCGGATTGATGTTGATTTCCTTGATATCCGGCTTGTGCGAAACTGTGTCCTCCGGCAAATATAGATCACTCACATGTTGTATTGGACAATTATCGCCGTTTACTTTGTCAAATCTGTATTTTATCTCGTCAAAAGCATCGCGTTGCTGCCATTCAAATTGGGCGAACACACCCACAACCAGCGTCAGCAGAAACAAAGTATAACTTCGTACTAAAATCGATGATTTTGCGCTCAACATGTTGGCGCTGACTTTTAGCAATTACTTTAATTACTTATTTCAAACTGCGGCAGTTGTACAAacacaaattatatttaaaatttattaaaaacaaaagtacaaacacaaaaatacaGCACCCACAACAAGACAGATTAGTAATCCAAGCACTTGTCGAACTACGCCCTGTTAAAGAATGACGTGGAACGAAATGGAAACGAAATAGTGAAGCAAGTGTCAACGCACAGTGTTGCCGTCAGCTGTAAAATTGTTTTAGAAACGGttatttgaaatcaaaataGATTTTACGGCATAACATTTAAAAGAAGTATTTATAGTGAAAATTAATagttatatatacaataatattaaaaatagaattatGTAATCATTACGATATATTAACTTTGTGTAGTactgcaatttttaaaatattgatgcAAATAAAACGTATGTCTTTCACTGCGCAAATATAACGGCATCAACACAGGGTGGTTTTTGTTGGCGAGCATGTGGCCATCAGCacttttgtgtgtttgtgttacgTTGCCAATAGCCGAACtattttgattactttttcaaatttgaatgtTAGAATGGACGGAAATGCAATACATCATATGTATTaacatctatgtacatattatatattaataataaagaaaacaacaCAACTGATGTTTCTTAACATATTTGCATCGCAGATCACTTCTTGTTTTATGCTTTTATGTATCATATGTTATTGctaggatatacatatgtacataaacaaatTCActctcatttttgtttttatttttaatatgcctGCTACGACGTTTATTGTctcctttctttattttattgtttgacattaatgagtgaaattttatttacttgcttacgaatttttaagtgcatttctaattattatttaagcTTGTTTAGAAGTCagtagaaataataaaatcttattAAGTTGAAgacaatatgtatttatgtaattcTTTTGTTGTGAATTCGTGAAATATTATCGAGAAAGTTTATTATCGCAATTGTCTGACAAGGACGCGCTTATTGGTGTATAGTAGTATAATCTTATCAGATTGTTATAACCAAGAGTATATTTcctttctataaaatatatgtatgtactcaaaCCACAAAATGCTCAAATTGCTCGCGATGTTTTACCGACGGGGTAAGGGTAAGTAGTACAGTgaataaatttatatgaaaatacctaaattttcaaatgcaaaCTACCTACTAATTAACACAGGGACAACGTCCGTTTCATtgagtcgggtctacgtaaccgggaTTGATCCGAATGTTCGGCAGCGTTTCCCAAAATTGCTTAagaaatgttttctgccgcaataacaacaattgggCAACAAAACCGATATAATTtcaagtttgtatgtatatccGGTCAATAGTTGTCTTTAAAGTTTTACGGAAAATGTTgtaaaacgtttttatttatatggcaTTGATAGAGAATTGGACATCAATTTGAATTGCCAAACTAATGTATTAATGTTCCGACTAcccttaaaaaaattgatcTATTATAATCTCTGCAACAAGTTGCAAGTAATCAAGCCTCcaaaaaagtgaataatttttaatatatattaaattatttaatataaatcgAACC comes from the Bactrocera neohumeralis isolate Rockhampton chromosome 2, APGP_CSIRO_Bneo_wtdbg2-racon-allhic-juicebox.fasta_v2, whole genome shotgun sequence genome and includes:
- the LOC126755246 gene encoding uncharacterized protein LOC126755246, translating into MLSAKSSILVRSYTLFLLTLVVGVFAQFEWQQRDAFDEIKYRFDKVNGDNCPIQHVSDLYLPEDTVSHKPDIKEININPIFPNRTALLHLHNMAMSRSFFWSYILQSRFIRPAINDTYDPGMMYYFLSTVADVSANPYINASAIYFAPNSSYTSSYRGFFNKTFPRFGPRTFRLDDFNDPIHLQKISTWNTFDVQDLGAHLPDTKSKDYTSDLYKINEWYKTWLPDDVEGRHDTKTTYQVEIRYSNNTNETFTFHGPPGADESPGPVKWTRPYFDCGRSNKWLVSAVVPIADIYPRHTQFRHIEYPKYTAIAVLEMDFERLDINQCPKGEGNKGPNHFANTARCKKETTECEPLHGWGFRRGGYQCRCKPGYRLPNVVRRPYLGEIVERASAEQYYNDYDCLKIGWVQKVPIQWERESYDVREKYLDLHPEYRNYSTGSRALHEEHINIDQVLKFIHGVNYRTCKNFHPQDLILRGDVGYGAKEQFENEAKMAVRLANFVSAFLQISDPNEVYTGKRVADKPLTEDQMIGETLAIVLGDTKVWSASMLWERNKFTNRTYFAPHAYKTELNTRKFKVEDLARLNKTHEIYTEKKYFKFLKQRWSTNFDDLETFYLKMKLRHNETGEFMQKYEHYPNSYRAASLKHGYWAQPQFDCNGYVKKWLVTYAAPFFGWDSLKVKLEFKGVVAVSMDMLQLDINQCPDSYYEPNAFKNTHKCDDLTSYCVPIMGRGYETGGYKCECLQGYEYPFEDLITYYDGQLVEAEYQNIVADKQSRYDTFHCRLAGASGLQVATSLLVSLLGLTLVLMYKFR